Proteins encoded in a region of the Candidatus Cloacimonadota bacterium genome:
- a CDS encoding chitobiase/beta-hexosaminidase C-terminal domain-containing protein: MQKSLLITLCVILIGSLLFATDPWGEPVYYPGSMTVMAQVSINGSPAASGDVLGAFVYVNGDPELRGKASVMVINDISGCILQVFCPANGEIIHFRVWDEDVQLEYHILETVNSVVNGEIGSYPDDLYQINVEAGELLAPEISPPGGVFHEAQTVSITSPTAGAVIRYSLNGADPTQSSSLYSSPIVIHQSCVLKARAFLPGWDPGPVASAEFSIINQVANPVFTPAAGSYNYPIVLQMFCATSGATIHYSLDGSDPGEETAIYTGPMLISQTTLVKARAYLNDWFPSEVTSAHYSLPSATEEEVVQNPEPGILSIYPNPFNREATIELHGKGYEQAYYFRIYNLKGQRVFSTSGFASGTFNIVWDGKDAMGIRLPRGMYFTSFSQGDRQFVRKLILH; this comes from the coding sequence ATGCAGAAAAGCTTGCTGATCACTCTGTGTGTAATACTGATAGGGAGCTTGCTTTTCGCTACAGATCCCTGGGGGGAGCCGGTATATTATCCCGGCAGTATGACGGTTATGGCGCAGGTGAGCATCAACGGCTCACCTGCCGCTTCCGGAGATGTTCTGGGTGCTTTTGTTTATGTGAATGGAGATCCTGAGCTGAGAGGCAAAGCAAGCGTGATGGTCATCAACGACATTTCCGGATGCATTCTACAAGTGTTTTGCCCTGCAAACGGAGAGATAATCCACTTCAGGGTCTGGGATGAAGATGTTCAACTTGAATATCACATTCTGGAGACTGTGAATAGTGTGGTAAACGGCGAGATCGGCTCGTATCCGGATGATCTGTACCAGATCAACGTCGAGGCAGGGGAGCTCTTGGCTCCAGAGATTTCACCTCCAGGGGGCGTGTTTCATGAAGCTCAAACTGTGAGCATCACAAGCCCTACGGCGGGAGCCGTGATACGCTACAGCTTGAACGGTGCGGATCCCACCCAGAGTTCCAGTCTCTATAGTTCCCCGATCGTGATCCACCAAAGCTGTGTTCTAAAAGCTAGGGCGTTTTTACCAGGATGGGATCCGGGACCCGTTGCCAGCGCAGAGTTTAGCATCATCAACCAAGTGGCAAACCCTGTCTTCACACCGGCTGCAGGCAGCTACAACTATCCTATCGTACTACAAATGTTTTGCGCCACTTCCGGAGCAACAATTCACTACAGCCTTGATGGTAGCGATCCCGGCGAGGAAACAGCTATCTATACAGGCCCAATGCTAATCTCGCAGACTACCCTGGTAAAAGCCAGAGCCTACTTGAATGACTGGTTTCCAAGCGAGGTGACCAGCGCACACTATAGCTTGCCATCAGCAACTGAAGAAGAAGTAGTACAAAATCCCGAACCGGGGATACTGTCGATTTACCCCAACCCTTTTAACCGGGAAGCCACCATCGAATTACACGGAAAAGGCTACGAACAGGCGTATTACTTCAGGATATATAACCTGAAGGGACAGCGTGTGTTCAGCACATCGGGGTTTGCTTCGGGAACCTTCAACATTGTATGGGATGGCAAGGATGCTATGGGTATCAGGCTACCCCGGGGGATGTATTTTACCAGCTTTAGCCAAGGGGATCGCCAATTTGTACGTAAGCTGATATTACATTGA
- a CDS encoding aminopeptidase P N-terminal domain-containing protein, producing MKPEIVSPRREKLLSSLQDMDAVILFAAREAKLEKFSQENNFLYLTGLETPNAIYFGINSNHSNVEYLFIQRSDPEREVWEGKKTTPEEAKAQSGITNVVFLDEFDGIISNWCPAINRIRPLNNTPAEPVRVNPCQFYAIFSRNLSFLPKFAIYSPQNA from the coding sequence ATGAAACCAGAGATCGTAAGTCCCCGTCGTGAGAAGCTTCTGAGCTCTCTGCAGGATATGGATGCGGTGATCCTGTTTGCCGCCAGAGAAGCCAAGCTGGAGAAATTTAGCCAGGAAAACAACTTTTTGTATCTTACCGGATTAGAAACTCCTAATGCTATATATTTTGGGATTAATAGCAACCATTCCAACGTAGAATACCTCTTTATTCAACGTTCCGATCCCGAACGTGAAGTATGGGAGGGTAAGAAAACGACCCCGGAAGAAGCCAAAGCCCAGAGTGGCATCACAAACGTGGTGTTTCTGGATGAATTCGACGGTATAATCAGTAATTGGTGCCCTGCCATCAACAGGATAAGACCGTTGAACAATACACCCGCTGAACCCGTGAGAGTGAATCCATGCCAATTTTACGCAATCTTTAGCAGAAATCTATCATTTTTGCCCAAATTTGCCATTTACAGCCCTCAAAATGCCT